One segment of Haloplanus natans DSM 17983 DNA contains the following:
- a CDS encoding putative quinol monooxygenase, whose amino-acid sequence MLVVHATFPIDPNHRDRAVELMRELAEHSRAEDGIIDYRVNTDIDDPNLFRFVEQYESEAAFGAHVETDHFGEFEAALPELLDGEPDVTRFDVESVSEVEL is encoded by the coding sequence ATGCTTGTCGTCCATGCGACGTTTCCGATCGATCCGAACCACCGCGACCGAGCGGTCGAACTGATGCGAGAGCTGGCCGAACACTCCCGGGCGGAGGACGGAATCATCGACTACCGGGTCAACACGGATATCGACGACCCGAACCTGTTCAGATTCGTCGAACAGTACGAGAGCGAAGCGGCGTTCGGCGCACACGTCGAGACGGATCATTTCGGCGAGTTCGAGGCGGCACTCCCCGAGTTGCTCGACGGAGAGCCGGACGTAACCCGATTCGATGTCGAGAGCGTCAGCGAGGTCGAACTCTAG
- a CDS encoding NAD(P)/FAD-dependent oxidoreductase — translation MAVDQQAYEVVVVGGGPAGLSTALYSVRLGHETALVDRGGGRAAMMKDVHNLVGTTEETSGMELLGIGKEQLKEYGCTVLSDRIGSAGRTDDDRFRLCGTDVDYVADAVTLAMGMNDVRPDPPLPRTGRGLHYCLHCDAHMFADESVYVMGYGESAAHVAAILLNFTDEVDLLTRGDEPEWSDETDEMLETHPIDVVHEDVTGVQNGSDGWLKTLEFEDGAVREYKGGFALYGADYNSGLATDLGCELNDDGTVEVDDHGRTSVDGVYAVGDLTPGHNQVPIALGDGAKAGISIHWTLRDFPRDPDLVEEQGPVRSDEVPGMPDELLEQATEFHTYDS, via the coding sequence ATGGCTGTAGACCAGCAAGCGTACGAAGTCGTCGTCGTCGGTGGCGGACCAGCAGGGCTCTCGACGGCGCTGTACAGCGTGCGACTCGGGCACGAGACGGCGCTCGTCGACCGTGGCGGCGGCCGGGCGGCGATGATGAAAGACGTCCACAACCTCGTCGGAACGACCGAAGAGACGAGCGGAATGGAGCTCCTGGGGATCGGGAAGGAGCAACTGAAGGAGTACGGCTGTACGGTACTCTCGGATCGAATCGGATCGGCCGGCCGGACCGACGACGACCGGTTCCGTCTGTGTGGGACCGACGTGGACTACGTTGCCGACGCGGTCACGCTGGCAATGGGCATGAACGACGTGCGACCGGACCCGCCGCTCCCTCGGACCGGTCGCGGGCTCCACTACTGCCTCCACTGTGACGCACACATGTTCGCGGACGAGTCCGTGTACGTGATGGGGTACGGCGAGAGCGCGGCGCACGTCGCCGCCATTCTGCTCAACTTCACCGACGAGGTCGACCTGCTGACTCGAGGTGACGAGCCAGAGTGGAGCGACGAGACCGACGAGATGCTCGAAACACATCCGATCGACGTTGTTCACGAGGACGTGACCGGCGTCCAGAACGGGAGCGACGGCTGGTTAAAAACGCTGGAATTCGAAGATGGAGCCGTCCGCGAGTACAAGGGCGGCTTCGCGCTGTACGGCGCCGACTACAACAGCGGGCTCGCGACCGACCTCGGCTGTGAATTGAACGACGACGGGACCGTGGAGGTGGACGACCACGGGCGGACGAGCGTCGACGGCGTCTACGCGGTCGGCGACCTCACTCCCGGCCACAACCAGGTGCCGATCGCGCTGGGAGACGGCGCGAAAGCGGGGATTTCGATCCACTGGACGTTGCGGGATTTCCCGCGCGACCCCGACCTCGTCGAGGAACAGGGGCCCGTTCGAAGCGACGAGGTTCCCGGAATGCCCGATGAACTCCTCGAACAGGCTACCGAGTTCCACACGTACGACTCATAG
- a CDS encoding DUF7837 family putative zinc-binding protein produces the protein MAGDHPSGCCPNCGHDIRPVDHPISYERSDRSVGVFAECPSCGAVVEPEENSSRGTES, from the coding sequence ATGGCAGGAGACCATCCATCCGGCTGCTGTCCGAACTGCGGACACGACATCCGACCCGTGGACCATCCGATTTCGTACGAACGCTCGGATCGGTCGGTCGGCGTGTTCGCTGAATGCCCCTCGTGTGGCGCCGTCGTCGAACCTGAAGAAAACTCATCACGGGGCACGGAATCGTGA
- a CDS encoding DsrE family protein: MTKAAVIILAGTDSHADQGRLANGLETAKEFAETEGDDVELIFDGAGTQWIPELEDEDSDYHELYRTVRNDTSVCDYCAGAFGVDDVVNDAGLVTLDDHDGHPSIRSLVADGYEVITF; encoded by the coding sequence ATGACGAAAGCAGCAGTTATCATCCTCGCAGGCACCGACTCGCACGCCGACCAAGGCCGTCTCGCAAACGGCCTCGAAACGGCCAAGGAGTTCGCCGAGACCGAGGGCGACGATGTCGAACTCATCTTCGACGGTGCTGGGACGCAGTGGATTCCCGAACTCGAAGACGAAGACAGCGACTACCACGAACTCTATCGGACAGTTCGCAACGACACGTCCGTCTGTGACTACTGTGCCGGTGCGTTCGGCGTCGACGACGTCGTCAACGATGCCGGACTGGTAACACTCGACGACCACGACGGGCACCCGAGCATTCGGTCGCTCGTCGCCGACGGGTACGAAGTTATTACGTTCTGA
- a CDS encoding sulfite exporter TauE/SafE family protein: protein MADSLLTSLPVPGGFPVEQFLAHWWVFPVSILFSMIALSSGVSGALFFSPFFILVVGLSPAQAIGAGLMTEVFGMGNGLLNYVRQNVVDYATAKWLLLGAVPSVVAGALAAHYVPTTLLTLAFGVGLLGLGAFLVYYKPPEECVPGEEENEFLERKNTGRGKTVIETTDGERFSYDTCWRVPGVGLATVGGFVTGLISAGLPEITTTQLIVRCRLPPRVAIATSVFVLAIAALAGAIVHALAATPVWYVVAWSIPGVLVGGTIGTRIGKYLPSDLMERALGVVFVGVGLIVLGSELLV from the coding sequence ATGGCTGATTCGCTACTCACGAGTCTCCCGGTTCCCGGCGGGTTTCCCGTCGAGCAGTTCCTCGCGCACTGGTGGGTGTTCCCCGTCTCGATCCTCTTTTCGATGATTGCGCTCTCCTCGGGCGTCTCGGGTGCCCTCTTTTTCAGCCCCTTCTTCATTCTCGTCGTCGGCCTGTCGCCCGCACAGGCCATCGGGGCCGGGCTCATGACCGAGGTGTTCGGCATGGGGAACGGCCTCCTGAACTACGTCCGTCAGAACGTCGTCGACTACGCGACGGCGAAGTGGCTGCTCCTCGGGGCCGTCCCCTCCGTCGTCGCGGGTGCGCTCGCGGCGCACTACGTCCCGACGACGCTCCTGACGCTCGCTTTCGGCGTCGGTCTCCTCGGACTCGGCGCCTTCCTCGTCTACTATAAGCCGCCGGAGGAGTGCGTTCCCGGCGAGGAAGAAAACGAGTTCCTCGAACGAAAGAACACGGGACGGGGGAAGACGGTCATCGAGACGACTGACGGTGAACGGTTCAGCTACGATACGTGCTGGCGAGTGCCCGGCGTCGGGTTGGCCACAGTCGGCGGGTTCGTCACGGGACTCATCAGCGCCGGCCTCCCCGAAATCACGACGACGCAACTCATCGTTAGATGTCGCCTCCCACCTCGCGTGGCAATCGCGACGAGCGTGTTCGTCCTCGCTATCGCTGCGTTGGCCGGCGCCATCGTCCACGCACTCGCGGCGACACCCGTCTGGTACGTCGTGGCGTGGTCGATCCCCGGCGTCCTCGTCGGTGGCACCATCGGGACCCGAATCGGCAAGTACCTCCCCAGTGACCTCATGGAGCGGGCGCTCGGGGTCGTGTTCGTCGGCGTCGGCCTGATCGTCCTCGGGAGCGAATTGTTGGTCTGA
- a CDS encoding carboxymuconolactone decarboxylase family protein: protein MTRLPLLELDEIPEEFHYLFTDDYLGDRHIFRAWAHNPEVLEATLEYLNTLYEQIGQRRKELVILTVARARGARYEWHQHVDIARDKGVTIEEMQAIGGDDLSPFEDAEFVLLQYARAVESGTVTDPIHDALERHYSSAEIVAIGLLIDFYVGLCNYIASVDLPFEGGEFVGWHPDPDTVAELFDDA, encoded by the coding sequence ATGACACGATTACCACTACTCGAACTGGACGAAATCCCGGAGGAGTTCCACTACCTGTTCACGGACGACTACCTCGGCGACCGCCACATCTTCCGGGCCTGGGCACACAATCCGGAGGTTCTCGAGGCGACGCTCGAGTATCTGAACACGCTGTACGAACAGATCGGCCAGCGCCGCAAGGAACTGGTCATCCTCACCGTGGCGCGAGCACGCGGCGCCCGATACGAGTGGCACCAGCACGTCGACATCGCCCGCGACAAGGGCGTTACTATCGAGGAGATGCAGGCCATCGGTGGCGACGACCTCTCGCCGTTCGAGGACGCGGAGTTCGTCCTGCTCCAGTACGCCCGCGCAGTCGAATCGGGGACCGTGACCGACCCCATCCACGACGCGCTGGAACGGCACTACTCGTCGGCGGAGATCGTCGCGATCGGCCTCCTCATCGACTTCTACGTCGGCCTGTGCAACTACATCGCGTCCGTCGATCTGCCCTTCGAAGGCGGCGAGTTCGTCGGCTGGCATCCCGATCCTGACACCGTGGCGGAGTTATTCGATGACGCGTGA